The following are encoded together in the Bacteroidota bacterium genome:
- a CDS encoding PP2C family protein-serine/threonine phosphatase, whose product MHIRKLYRTIENLASQSSSNTEELLTSIIHAIIHSEDIKIKGGRLWKFNTKTNSYTLKYQEGDISKIKPAYQLKLKDYPLFLELPKLRTFLATETDHYLRKKGIFQYSATGVGEKIKHQGKTLYKYILAFNTDNADKSFVDTLNIISVSLTNVIRSKQIEQKAKQLEKDLDKASEIQKSILPAHEVKFHFYDIYGVSLPDQVVGGDFFDYLESEDSEDRLGVVIADAASKGLSAAAQALYVSGALHMGFGFNTKMSTLISKINNLLNHVFKESNFVTLFYCELSNDKNGLCIFTNAGHNNPILYRQETNTFETLETTGQILGPFPDEKYKTESTLINPGNVLLLYTDGVTEARNEFGAMFGEDPLKEIIRNNHSLSPKEISQIILDRLFLFEKPNPHSDDKTLVIIKRKN is encoded by the coding sequence ATGCACATACGAAAGCTATACAGAACAATCGAAAATCTCGCTTCCCAATCATCTTCTAATACAGAAGAATTGCTCACATCTATAATTCATGCGATAATCCATTCAGAAGATATTAAAATAAAAGGTGGCCGGTTATGGAAGTTCAACACAAAAACGAATTCATACACTTTAAAGTATCAGGAAGGCGACATCTCGAAAATTAAACCTGCTTATCAACTCAAGCTCAAAGATTATCCGCTTTTCCTGGAGTTACCAAAATTAAGAACATTTTTAGCTACAGAAACAGACCATTATTTAAGGAAAAAAGGAATTTTTCAATACTCGGCTACCGGTGTTGGTGAAAAAATAAAACATCAAGGCAAAACGCTCTACAAATATATACTTGCATTTAATACCGACAATGCCGACAAAAGTTTTGTAGATACACTCAATATTATAAGCGTTTCGCTCACTAACGTCATCAGGAGCAAGCAGATCGAACAAAAAGCAAAACAATTAGAAAAAGATTTGGACAAGGCGAGCGAAATTCAAAAAAGTATTTTGCCCGCGCATGAAGTAAAATTCCACTTTTATGATATTTATGGTGTATCATTGCCTGATCAGGTAGTAGGTGGCGACTTCTTTGATTATCTTGAATCGGAAGATTCTGAAGATAGACTCGGCGTTGTAATCGCAGACGCCGCAAGTAAGGGTCTCTCCGCCGCTGCCCAAGCTTTATATGTATCGGGGGCGCTCCACATGGGGTTTGGATTCAACACAAAAATGAGTACGCTAATCAGCAAAATCAATAATCTCTTGAACCACGTGTTTAAAGAATCAAATTTTGTTACTCTCTTTTATTGCGAGTTGAGCAACGATAAAAATGGTTTATGTATTTTTACCAATGCAGGGCACAATAACCCAATTTTGTACCGGCAGGAAACTAATACGTTCGAAACACTTGAAACTACCGGACAGATATTAGGACCCTTTCCGGATGAAAAATATAAAACAGAAAGCACCTTGATAAATCCGGGCAACGTGCTTTTGCTATATACAGATGGCGTTACAGAAGCGAGAAACGAATTCGGTGCGATGTTCGGTGAAGACCCTCTAAAAGAAATAATACGAAATAATCATTCACTGTCGCCAAAGGAAATATCACAAATAATATTGGATCGATTATTTTTATTTGAAAAACCTAATCCACATTCAGATGATAAAACCTTAGTAATTATTAAACGTAAAAATTAA
- a CDS encoding alanine racemase produces MTLDKIKTPALLLDKNILQQNLIAMQNRADRFGVGLRPHIKTHKCIEIAKDQVKLGAKGITVSTFYEAVIFADAGFNDILWAFPIIPAYIDDALNLSEKITFRVLIDSLEAFEDLETKCLKRGKEIHVWLEIDCGQHRSGVNPKLNSAEELATILVESKYLIFDGILTHAGHSYLAKTRDEIKNIAEQERLVMVEFVERMKKKSIEIPAVSIGSTPTISVSENFDGVTEIRPGNYVFYDYTQLLLGNCKLDNCALTVLSSVISHQPEADYFIIDSGALALSKDAGPIHLQNDYSYGIIFEDYKAKIINEQLKIKSLTQEHGKVVADRIIAIKEKYRVSSKVRILENHSCLTAAMFDEYKVVSNNEVVEKWKILRGR; encoded by the coding sequence ATGACATTAGATAAAATTAAAACTCCTGCTCTCTTACTCGACAAAAATATACTTCAACAAAACTTGATTGCGATGCAAAACAGAGCGGATCGTTTTGGAGTTGGATTACGCCCGCATATCAAAACTCACAAATGTATTGAGATAGCAAAAGACCAGGTTAAGTTAGGCGCAAAAGGAATCACTGTTTCCACATTTTATGAAGCGGTAATATTTGCTGATGCAGGTTTTAACGATATTTTGTGGGCTTTTCCGATTATTCCCGCTTACATTGATGATGCTCTGAATCTTTCCGAAAAAATTACTTTTCGAGTATTAATTGATAGTTTGGAAGCGTTTGAAGATTTAGAAACCAAATGTCTGAAGCGCGGCAAAGAAATTCATGTCTGGCTTGAAATAGATTGCGGTCAACACCGGTCGGGCGTAAATCCTAAATTAAATTCTGCTGAAGAATTAGCAACAATTTTGGTTGAATCTAAATATCTTATTTTCGACGGGATACTCACACATGCAGGTCATTCATATCTGGCAAAAACGAGAGATGAAATTAAAAATATTGCTGAACAGGAACGACTGGTAATGGTAGAATTCGTTGAAAGAATGAAAAAGAAGAGTATCGAAATACCAGCAGTAAGTATCGGTTCAACACCGACTATTTCTGTTTCTGAAAATTTTGATGGTGTAACTGAAATCCGTCCCGGCAATTATGTTTTTTACGATTACACACAACTCCTTTTAGGGAATTGCAAACTAGATAATTGTGCGCTGACAGTGTTATCATCTGTAATTTCGCACCAACCCGAAGCGGATTATTTTATAATTGACTCAGGGGCTTTAGCTTTATCGAAAGATGCAGGTCCGATTCATTTACAAAATGATTACAGTTACGGAATAATCTTCGAGGATTATAAAGCAAAAATTATTAACGAACAACTAAAGATAAAATCACTAACTCAAGAACATGGGAAAGTAGTTGCTGATCGAATTATCGCGATTAAAGAAAAATATAGAGTAAGTTCAAAAGTTCGGATTTTAGAAAACCACTCCTGTCTTACCGCAGCGATGTTTGATGAATATAAAGTAGTTTCAAATAATGAAGTTGTTGAGAAATGGAAAATTCTCAGAGGCAGATGA
- a CDS encoding PIN domain-containing protein — protein sequence MKFLVDTNVILEVILAQEKSEEAKSFLTNVQGNQLFITDFSLHSIGLLLFQRNQHNVFEQFYYDMIIGTGIIVISLNMEEIKNLVQASVQFNLDFDDSYQYYLAKKFNLTVVSFDKDFDKTDFGRKTPAEII from the coding sequence ATGAAATTTCTAGTTGATACGAATGTTATACTTGAGGTAATTCTTGCTCAAGAAAAGTCGGAAGAAGCGAAATCATTTTTAACAAACGTTCAAGGAAATCAATTATTCATTACTGATTTTTCATTACACTCGATTGGGTTGTTACTGTTCCAGAGAAACCAACATAACGTATTCGAACAATTCTATTACGATATGATTATTGGTACAGGGATAATAGTCATATCGTTGAATATGGAAGAGATAAAAAATTTAGTACAAGCGTCTGTGCAGTTCAATTTAGATTTTGACGATTCATACCAATATTATTTAGCCAAAAAATTTAATTTAACTGTAGTTAGCTTTGATAAAGATTTCGACAAGACGGATTTTGGAAGAAAAACCCCTGCAGAAATTATTTAG
- a CDS encoding DUF2281 domain-containing protein, translating to MNNIEQLIHELPPDLQDEALDFIRFLLNKYQNKTKKKPEFLWEGALSDLRAQYTSVELQHEIYKLRIKEK from the coding sequence ATGAATAACATAGAACAATTAATACACGAATTGCCACCTGATTTACAGGACGAAGCCTTGGATTTTATAAGGTTTCTTTTAAATAAATATCAAAATAAAACAAAGAAGAAACCGGAATTCCTTTGGGAGGGAGCGCTCAGCGACTTACGCGCACAATACACATCCGTAGAACTTCAACATGAAATATATAAGTTAAGGATAAAAGAGAAATGA
- a CDS encoding DUF2085 domain-containing protein yields the protein MPKFIRPYYLILILTSAWCLLVISPAIVGDSNPFSQTYNNASYTFFGKVCHQYDSRSLHIDGQKFTVCARCSGIYFGFLVGLLSLSLIFKNINIKYPVLFLFTISLPMLLDISLNYLGIHSSNLFTRTSSGLVFGILSTLIIYPTYQQALNELFNKHLRGKIYVRKT from the coding sequence ATGCCGAAATTTATCCGTCCATATTATCTGATTTTGATACTCACATCAGCTTGGTGTTTACTTGTTATATCACCTGCGATTGTTGGCGATTCTAATCCCTTTTCTCAAACGTATAATAATGCATCATATACTTTTTTCGGGAAAGTTTGTCATCAATACGATTCTCGTTCACTTCATATTGACGGACAAAAATTTACCGTTTGTGCCCGTTGTTCGGGAATATATTTTGGTTTTTTAGTAGGTCTTTTAAGTTTATCATTAATATTCAAAAATATTAATATTAAATATCCTGTTTTGTTTTTATTCACCATATCGTTGCCAATGCTTTTAGATATTTCACTAAATTATTTAGGCATTCATTCGAGTAATCTTTTTACACGCACATCCAGCGGACTCGTTTTTGGAATATTATCGACGTTAATTATATATCCAACTTACCAACAAGCATTAAACGAACTATTTAACAAACATTTGAGAGGAAAAATATATGTACGAAAAACCTGA
- a CDS encoding ATP-binding protein, with amino-acid sequence METKKIIATIKSVSSNHVIAIIDGDLNVKAIESDSPFRIGQLGSYVFIPCGDSQIIGLITDNRKVSSSQGLISEAIEKTEIVIQLIGTLVNSKFEKGVNRFPVVNDKIHYTNREDLQIIFSSYREQQFSIGDISLLKGERLFMDADKFFAKHIAVLGSTGSGKSFTVSSIIQKVDKLENTHVIILDLHGEYGAAFKETGNIIKLAELELPYWLMNFEEIQETFIDENEQHVNNQMMILRESIVDSKKAKNSALKETLTVDTPLYFDFMDVRVRMQSLDGERLLGGKEGPFYGQFTRFLVRLDSKLNDKRYEFLFKPKAFRSSDTLAPLMSKILGFENDKRVTVIDMSAVPFDVANVLVSLLGRVIFDFNIWNKDRRNLPIMIVFEEAHAYLSAALGSRGRSARKTVERIAKEGRKYGVSCMIVSQRPAEISETVLAQCNNFVTLRLINPHDQNYIRKLVPEAMENFIDVLPTLRQGEAFILGDAVAIPVRVMIDKPNPEPAGADIKFFQKWQKREGTIDTKDVIDRWWKQIRS; translated from the coding sequence ATGGAAACTAAAAAAATAATCGCGACAATCAAGTCTGTCTCAAGCAATCATGTAATTGCAATTATTGATGGTGATCTCAATGTTAAAGCAATCGAATCCGATTCTCCTTTCAGAATAGGGCAATTAGGATCTTATGTTTTTATCCCTTGCGGCGATTCTCAAATAATCGGACTTATAACAGATAACCGGAAAGTTTCTTCTAGTCAAGGATTGATTTCTGAAGCTATAGAAAAAACTGAAATTGTCATTCAACTTATAGGTACACTGGTTAATAGTAAATTTGAAAAAGGTGTAAACAGATTTCCGGTTGTGAACGACAAGATTCATTACACAAATAGAGAAGATTTACAAATAATCTTTTCATCATATCGTGAGCAGCAATTTTCGATTGGTGATATATCCCTATTAAAGGGCGAACGTCTTTTTATGGATGCCGACAAATTTTTTGCCAAACACATTGCTGTGCTTGGCTCAACGGGTTCAGGTAAATCGTTTACCGTATCTTCAATCATACAAAAAGTAGATAAATTAGAAAACACTCACGTCATAATACTCGATTTACACGGTGAGTATGGAGCAGCATTTAAAGAGACTGGAAATATTATTAAGTTAGCTGAATTAGAACTTCCTTACTGGCTCATGAATTTTGAAGAAATACAGGAAACTTTTATAGATGAGAATGAGCAGCACGTGAACAATCAAATGATGATTTTAAGAGAATCCATTGTCGATTCCAAGAAAGCGAAAAATTCTGCATTAAAAGAAACTTTAACAGTTGATACACCTTTGTACTTCGACTTTATGGATGTACGCGTAAGAATGCAATCGTTGGACGGCGAAAGATTATTAGGCGGTAAGGAAGGACCGTTTTATGGCCAATTTACCAGATTCTTAGTGCGTTTGGACAGTAAATTAAACGACAAAAGGTATGAATTTTTATTTAAACCGAAAGCATTTCGTTCATCCGATACTTTGGCTCCATTGATGTCGAAAATACTTGGTTTCGAGAACGACAAGCGTGTTACGGTGATAGACATGAGTGCAGTTCCTTTTGATGTAGCTAATGTTTTGGTTTCGCTGCTTGGAAGAGTAATTTTCGATTTTAATATTTGGAACAAAGACCGCAGGAATTTACCGATTATGATCGTATTCGAGGAAGCACATGCATATCTTTCTGCTGCACTCGGATCGCGCGGTAGGTCAGCCAGAAAAACAGTTGAACGCATCGCAAAAGAAGGACGCAAATATGGTGTTAGCTGTATGATTGTAAGCCAGAGACCTGCTGAAATTTCCGAGACCGTTCTTGCTCAGTGCAACAACTTCGTTACATTGCGATTGATTAATCCTCACGACCAAAACTATATCAGAAAACTTGTCCCTGAGGCGATGGAAAATTTTATCGACGTCCTCCCTACTCTCCGACAAGGTGAAGCTTTCATACTTGGTGATGCGGTTGCGATTCCTGTTCGTGTAATGATCGACAAACCAAACCCGGAACCTGCAGGTGCTGATATTAAGTTTTTTCAGAAATGGCAGAAACGTGAAGGCACAATCGACACTAAAGATGTAATTGACAGATGGTGGAAACAGATTAGGTCGTAA
- a CDS encoding M1 family aminopeptidase, with protein MFDKAVKHFYYLVFLFSSMNAQVPDNYEIVGHKAFIKLYPKESVISVSDTISFRFKENILSEISLILNPLLKIETIYSEGRPLKYKQQREVLKISASFKKNAEIVLNYNGIFQRRTEFSELSESNALLHENEIFPLGTKSYKFIRLTVQAANGWSVIAIGELINQSTENDSTTFTYQSDQLVQTLGWICGGNFSVRSKISNRYSFSTYLFHEDSAYSDRIISQLEKTISTYSENFSHYRFSKLAIVEVEDWVAGRAVLAAAFPSVILVKKQAFQTGDSFNNVNTILPHEVAHQWWPLTVFLNEADNALLSEGLCEYSSILFSEWSSEKLARDSLKNSPLLRSLLSRSAKGKDLPLRRKADLRSMPTHYLKAAYVHNMLRLIVGDSIYKLVLREFATKRALQISNSEDFQKIAENISHTNLDWFFKQWSEQTGIPKIKIYAVKTSERGEHWFTEGRVRLVAYEKRFTTPVEVGLITEEGVLKKTFWLGFDSLNVYRNEITFNFTSQLKPTSMILDPDGNILKHQKLPVKLSDLRDPADGVMMVGTAAGNPRYTKLLELAKRDSAEMDKAGWYLKIIQDTSATLGDLQNERVFVYGNITENIVADKIAPKFPKQPNKNSITIENKTYSDSLAIIQTIDNPYLSSGLMCWIVPLTDAASPHLMPYDASYVILNEKEIITKGVWEVKDDDLVVDIK; from the coding sequence ATGTTTGATAAGGCTGTAAAACATTTTTACTATTTAGTATTTTTATTTTCCTCAATGAATGCTCAAGTGCCTGACAATTACGAAATTGTCGGGCACAAAGCTTTTATAAAATTGTATCCAAAAGAATCGGTAATTTCTGTTAGCGACACTATTTCATTTAGGTTTAAAGAGAATATTCTTTCCGAAATATCACTGATATTAAATCCTCTTCTTAAAATTGAAACCATTTATTCCGAAGGGCGGCCGCTAAAGTATAAACAACAAAGGGAAGTGCTGAAAATATCCGCTTCTTTTAAAAAGAATGCGGAAATCGTACTGAATTACAATGGCATATTTCAGCGAAGAACTGAATTCTCAGAACTTTCAGAATCTAACGCTCTTCTCCACGAGAATGAAATATTTCCGTTAGGCACAAAATCCTATAAATTTATACGACTCACTGTTCAAGCGGCCAACGGGTGGAGTGTTATCGCAATCGGAGAGTTGATTAACCAATCTACTGAAAACGATTCTACTACATTTACTTATCAAAGCGATCAACTTGTACAAACATTAGGGTGGATTTGTGGGGGCAATTTTTCAGTTCGATCCAAAATATCAAATCGTTACTCTTTCTCAACTTACCTGTTTCATGAAGATTCCGCGTATAGTGATCGCATCATCTCTCAACTCGAAAAAACAATTTCAACTTATTCAGAAAATTTTAGTCATTATAGATTTTCGAAGCTTGCAATTGTTGAAGTGGAAGATTGGGTAGCAGGGAGGGCGGTACTCGCTGCTGCGTTTCCTTCAGTAATTTTGGTTAAGAAGCAAGCATTTCAAACAGGTGATTCTTTTAATAACGTGAATACAATATTACCACACGAAGTAGCACATCAATGGTGGCCGCTGACTGTATTTTTAAACGAAGCCGACAACGCCCTGCTTTCCGAAGGTTTGTGCGAATATTCTTCTATCTTATTTAGTGAATGGAGTTCCGAAAAATTAGCACGCGATTCTCTAAAAAATTCTCCCCTTTTGCGATCACTCCTCTCGCGTTCAGCGAAGGGAAAAGATTTACCTTTGCGCCGTAAAGCCGATTTGCGTTCGATGCCAACTCATTATTTAAAAGCTGCTTATGTTCACAATATGCTACGGCTTATAGTCGGCGATTCAATTTACAAATTGGTTTTAAGAGAATTCGCCACAAAGAGAGCTTTGCAGATTTCAAATTCAGAAGATTTTCAAAAGATTGCTGAAAATATTTCGCACACAAACTTGGATTGGTTTTTTAAACAATGGAGCGAGCAAACAGGAATTCCAAAAATAAAAATCTATGCAGTTAAAACATCGGAACGTGGTGAACATTGGTTCACTGAAGGTAGAGTCCGTTTAGTCGCTTACGAAAAACGGTTCACAACTCCCGTTGAGGTTGGTTTAATAACTGAGGAAGGTGTTCTTAAAAAAACATTCTGGTTAGGATTCGATTCGTTGAATGTTTACCGGAATGAGATCACATTCAACTTTACTTCTCAATTAAAACCGACGAGTATGATATTAGACCCTGATGGCAATATATTAAAACACCAAAAACTTCCAGTCAAATTGAGCGATTTGCGTGACCCTGCTGACGGTGTGATGATGGTCGGTACTGCTGCCGGGAATCCAAGATATACTAAGTTACTGGAGTTAGCCAAACGGGATTCCGCCGAAATGGATAAGGCAGGTTGGTATCTGAAAATTATTCAAGATACTTCGGCAACACTCGGCGATTTGCAAAACGAGCGAGTTTTTGTTTACGGAAACATTACTGAAAACATTGTTGCCGATAAAATTGCACCCAAATTTCCAAAACAACCTAATAAAAATTCAATCACGATTGAGAACAAAACATATTCCGATAGTTTAGCGATAATACAGACCATCGATAATCCGTATTTAAGTTCAGGATTAATGTGCTGGATAGTTCCGTTAACCGATGCAGCTTCGCCACACCTGATGCCATACGATGCTTCTTATGTCATTCTGAATGAAAAAGAAATAATTACGAAAGGAGTTTGGGAAGTGAAGGATGATGATTTAGTTGTTGATATTAAGTGA
- the speB gene encoding agmatinase: protein MFKTLNIESNYLGIVEEFSSFEKSKVVILPIPYEATVSYGGGTAKGPDAILEASHYVEFYDEETGRQVYKELGIATVEPINFLDLNEEDSLGKIYQASKKLLQHDKFVIALGGEHTISQALIVPIAEKYHNLSILHIDAHSDLRHAYQGNRFSHASVMARVCEYLNPKNIVQAAIRAQCKEEADFIQQTGITTIYAHEIRGGKYKRMTKDWDDYAISKLTDEVYVTFDVDGFDPSIMPATGTPEPNGLYWDETMRLLKKLGKSKKVVGCDVVELSPMAGLHHPDLTTAKLVSKMVNYFLT, encoded by the coding sequence ATGTTTAAAACACTTAATATCGAAAGCAATTATTTAGGCATCGTAGAAGAATTTTCATCCTTCGAAAAATCAAAAGTAGTTATTCTCCCTATTCCTTACGAAGCTACAGTAAGTTACGGTGGCGGCACAGCGAAGGGACCTGATGCGATTTTAGAAGCTTCGCATTATGTTGAATTTTATGATGAGGAAACCGGCAGGCAGGTCTATAAAGAATTAGGAATTGCAACTGTAGAACCAATAAATTTTTTGGATTTGAACGAAGAAGATTCTCTCGGAAAAATTTATCAAGCAAGTAAAAAACTATTACAGCACGATAAATTCGTAATAGCACTCGGAGGCGAACACACAATATCGCAAGCTCTGATTGTTCCGATTGCAGAAAAATATCACAACTTATCAATCCTGCACATAGATGCTCATTCCGATTTAAGACATGCTTATCAAGGGAATAGATTCAGTCACGCTTCTGTTATGGCGAGAGTATGTGAGTATCTAAATCCGAAAAATATTGTTCAAGCTGCGATTCGTGCTCAATGTAAAGAGGAAGCTGATTTCATACAACAAACCGGTATCACGACAATCTATGCTCACGAAATTCGTGGAGGGAAATATAAACGCATGACAAAAGATTGGGACGATTATGCAATCAGCAAATTAACTGACGAGGTTTATGTAACATTCGATGTTGATGGCTTTGATCCTTCGATAATGCCTGCAACGGGAACACCGGAACCCAATGGATTATACTGGGATGAAACAATGCGGCTGTTAAAAAAATTGGGTAAATCAAAAAAGGTTGTCGGATGCGATGTTGTTGAGCTTTCGCCAATGGCTGGACTACATCATCCCGATTTAACAACGGCTAAGTTGGTTTCAAAAATGGTTAATT
- a CDS encoding DUF1684 domain-containing protein, with protein sequence MEPPLNKAHNPYCAYSTIYTCPLPREEDFLKFEVRAGEMNYHQ encoded by the coding sequence TTGGAACCGCCCTTAAATAAGGCGCACAATCCATATTGTGCTTATTCTACAATTTACACCTGCCCATTGCCTCGCGAAGAAGATTTTTTGAAGTTTGAAGTTCGTGCCGGCGAAATGAATTATCACCAATAA